GCTGACGATAAAAAATACCTGTCCCGGCGCGAGTTCGTACATAGAGCGCAACCAAGAAAAACCCCAATACGGCCACCGGCACAGCCAGTAAAAGATACAGCAAATCCAAAAGACGTTTGAGCCGCAGGGAATGCGACGGCACCGCATGGGCTCTTAAAGCTACAAACGGCATACCGGCTATTTGACGACTGCGTTGCAGACCCAACAAAGTGTCGGCGGGGGTTATTCGCTTGTAAACCCCAACCCGGCGGTGGCCAAGTTGACCCAAAGGCTGCGGATAAATCTCATCCAGAGTTTCACCACTCAACAACAGCACATCGGTGGCTTCTACTTGGTCAACCTCGTGTATCAAGTGGCCGCCCGGTGCAACTTGTCCTACCACCTCAATGTCTCCGCCGGCCTCTTCAATGTGGCGAGCCGCTAAGGCCCGATCCTCAGTTTGCCCCACCAAAAGAACCCGTGGATGCCCAAAACGTCGAGAGCGCACCGACCGAGACAGCCAACGATTAAAAGTAACCAGCAGCGAAGCCGCCACCAAAAAAGCCAACAAGTTTCCGCGAGGCATGAAATAGCGCCCGGTAGTAAGGGCAAAGAAAGCAGATATCAGCACCGCAAAAAGAGTGAGTGCAGAAACCCGTGGCAGCCAGCCTGGCCGACCTAAGCGTTGCTCGTATTCGTAAAGGCCACCGAAATAATAAACCCCCAAATGAATAACCGTGGCCGCCCCAAAGCCCGCCAAATGGTAGTTAATGGAATAGGTAGGCCAAGCGGTACCAAAACGCACGGTGATAATGAATGCCATCAAGGCAAATAAGCCAACCGAATCAAGAATCAAGAGATAACGAAAGCCCAAAGAGCGCAGCCAAGGCAAAGGCCAGCGCTCAGTTTCAGGTTTATCCGGCCGCGCCGGTACGGATTGAGTAGTCATGATGTAAAAGGTTGTGCCCCTAGCGTAACGCTCCGCTACCAAAGCAAGAGTTCATGCCCGCCTCGTCTAGAATCTGACCAATGA
This genomic window from Acidimicrobiia bacterium contains:
- a CDS encoding exopolysaccharide biosynthesis polyprenyl glycosylphosphotransferase, with amino-acid sequence MTTQSVPARPDKPETERWPLPWLRSLGFRYLLILDSVGLFALMAFIITVRFGTAWPTYSINYHLAGFGAATVIHLGVYYFGGLYEYEQRLGRPGWLPRVSALTLFAVLISAFFALTTGRYFMPRGNLLAFLVAASLLVTFNRWLSRSVRSRRFGHPRVLLVGQTEDRALAARHIEEAGGDIEVVGQVAPGGHLIHEVDQVEATDVLLLSGETLDEIYPQPLGQLGHRRVGVYKRITPADTLLGLQRSRQIAGMPFVALRAHAVPSHSLRLKRLLDLLYLLLAVPVAVLGFFLVALYVRTRAGTGIFYRQQRVGYLGQPFAMWKFRTMAHEAESTTGAQLATEADPRVLAGMGWLRKSRLDELPQLWNVLKGEMSLVGPRPERPEFVDQFEAEIPGYERRHDVPPGLTGLAQVRGHYQTDPSYKLGHDLQYIVNWSAILDLQIGLRTVLVVLRHSAR